One part of the Paroedura picta isolate Pp20150507F chromosome 5, Ppicta_v3.0, whole genome shotgun sequence genome encodes these proteins:
- the WNT16 gene encoding protein Wnt-16 produces the protein MEKGAPFGLPRLCVLWAALLVETCPRGAHGGNWMWLGIASFGVPEKLGCANLPLNGLQRDLCKKKPYLLPSIHKGARLGIQECQRQFRHERWNCILSPDSSPLTSSLPVAPSTSVFGYELSSGTKETAFIYAVTAAGLVYSMTHSCSAGNMTECSCDISLQNGGSPSEGWQWGGCSDDIQYGMWLSRKFLDGPVRNITGKNGNRLIAMNLHNNEAGRLAVAKLMTVDCRCHGVSGSCALKTCWKTMSTFDKIGSFLKDKYENSIQISDRLKKKLRRKEKSQRKIPIQKEDLLYIHRSPNYCVADHKLGVSGTQGRECNRTSEGPDGCNLLCCGRGYNTHVVRHVERCDCKFVWCCYVRCRKCESMTDVHTCK, from the exons ATGGAGAAAGGGGCGCCCTTTGGACTGCCTCGCCTGTGCGTGCTGTGGGCCGCGCTGCTGGTGGAGACCTGCCCTCGCGGCGCCCACGGCGGGAACTGGAT GTGGTTGGGCATTGCCTCCTTCGGTGTCCCAGAGAAACTGGGTTGTGCTAACCTGCCCCTCAATGGCCTCCAAAGGGACCTGTGCAAGAAAAAGCCCTATCTGCTACCCAGTATCCATAAAGGAGCACGCCTAGGAATCCAGGAATGCCAGAGACAGTTCAGACATGAACGGTGGAACTGCATACTCTCTCCAGATTCTTCCCCTTTGACGTCATCCCTCCCTGTGGCTCCTTCCACCTCTGTCTTTGGCTATGAACTGAGCAGCG GTACCAAAgaaacagcatttatttatgcaGTGACTGCAGCTGGCCTAGTGTATTCCATGACACATTCTTGCAGTGCAGGAAATATGACCGAATGTTCCTGTGATATCAGCCTGCAGAATGGTGGCTCACCTAGTGAAGGCTGGCAATGGGGTGGCTGCTCTGATGACATCCAGTATGGAATGTGGCTGAGCAGAAAGTTTTTAGATGGCCCTGTAAGAAACATCACTGGGAAAAATGGAAATAGATTGATTGCCATGAATTTGCATAACAATGAAGCTGGAAGACTG GCTGTAGCAAAACTGATGACAGTTGATTGCCGTTGTCATGGAGTCTCTGGGTCCTGCGCCCTGAAAACATGCTGGAAGACCATGTCCACCTTTGACAAGAttggcagttttttaaaagataagtATGAAAACAGTATCCAGATTTCAGACAGACTGAAAAAAAAGCTGCGCAGGAAAGAAAAAAGCCAGCGCAAGATACCAATCCAAAAGGAAGATCTGCTatacatccacaggtcccccaaCTACTGTGTTGCAGATCACAAACTGGGGGTCTCTGGGACCCAGGGAAGGGAATGTAACCGAACTTCTGAAGGACCAGATGGCTGCAACCTCCTCTGCTGTGGTCGTGGGTATAACACTCATGTAGTCAGACATGTGGAGAGATGTGACTGCAAATTTGTTTGGTGTTGCTATGTACGCTGCAGAAAATGCGAGAGCATGACTGATGTTCACACTTGCAAATGA